In Bacteroidales bacterium, one genomic interval encodes:
- a CDS encoding nucleotide pyrophosphohydrolase, with translation MTIKEAQQFVDKWIKEYGVRYFNELTNMAILAEEVGEVARIIARDYGEQSSKSSDDKKYLADELADVLFVVICLANQTGIDLTEALKNNFEKKTVRDKDRHKNNKKLVP, from the coding sequence ATGACCATCAAAGAAGCACAACAATTTGTAGATAAATGGATAAAAGAATATGGGGTGCGTTATTTCAACGAACTCACCAATATGGCTATTCTGGCTGAAGAAGTAGGGGAGGTGGCGCGAATTATCGCCCGGGATTATGGAGAACAATCATCCAAATCTTCTGATGATAAAAAATATCTGGCTGATGAGTTGGCTGATGTTTTATTTGTAGTGATTTGTCTTGCCAATCAGACAGGGATAGATTTGACGGAAGCACTGAAAAATAATTTTGAGAAAAAGACTGTACGGGATAAGGACAGGCATAAAAACAACAAAAAGCTTGTCCCCTAA